A segment of the uncultured Desulfobulbus sp. genome:
CCAGCGGGGAGTGCCGATGGTGTTGGCCAGGACCATACCTAGCAACACGGCCCAGGCCTCTGCACCAAACCCGTACTGCTTGGAGATGGCTTGGCTGCCAAGCATGTAGGCCAAGACAGCGACGAAAAACACCACGCCGAACCCCTTGGCAAAGGCGCCGAAGCTCATGCCCATTAGGTGGATACCGGCGCCGAAGATGAGAATCATGAAAATGCACAGGCCAATCAGGCTGGGGATAGAGTTGTGGGGTTTATGGGTGGTTTTCTTCTTGGCCGCACTGGCCTTTTTATGATCCGCACGCCATGCAGCGATTTTGGCCTCGGCATCACTGTTCAAGCCTGCATCCTTGAACTCGGATGTGGCTGCTGTTTCCTCGGCAAGTTTGGCCGCGGCTAGCGAATCCCCTTCCTTGGCCTTGGCCGCCTCATAGGCGGGCATAGCCTTCTCATTCATCGCTTTGGCGGTGGCCTCATCGATATAAAAAGCGTCCTTGGGGTTGGATTTCCACGAACCGGGTTTTTTGGTCCAGTGGGCGACGAACTTGCCAAATCCCGAACCAGAGGCCTTCAGCTTGCCCTTATCATCCTGGGCCTTATACCAGGCAATAGTCTTGAATGGGGCTTTTGCCATTTCAGCCTGTTGAATCTGATTGGCTGCTTCAATTTTCGGCGCGAATTCAGCCTTGGGCCCAAAGATGAAATAGGCAAACAGGCAAACCGCGATTATGGCGAACCCCAGCCAGATGGCCAGAAAGTCCTCCTTGGTCCAAAGATCCGACCACTGGCTCTTCCCGTGATCAATGACAGTGTTTTCATCTTGCGCCATAGAGAGTTCCCTCCTTTGTTGAGAATGATAGGGCTGGAAAAGTTTCAACTCTCGTTGCAATTGATGTGCAATGCCACTGGTTTAGATGAAAGTAGAGGAAATTCAGCATGTTGTGTTTCTAGTGGCGCGGCGATGTGTAATCTTAAGTTTTCATGCGAAAACTTAAGTATGCAGATATGATGCTAACTCTAGTTACTATATCTGGGCATACAATTCGAGAAATGATTGGGTGGCCTTGATCTTGGGGCTGATCATTTTTGGCCTGGGCCTGGTGTCGTTGATTCTGACCTATCTCTTTGCCCTGGCGATCATTTCCACAGGGTAATAATCCCACGGCTTTTCGGTGGTGACACCAATGGTCGACACTGCCCTGCCTGAGAAAATCGACACCGGTCGTGAAGAGTGCGGCGAAGGGATTTGGAGTGAAGGCAGCGGCAGGTAATGCCCGGCCGCTGCGTCGCAGCTTGATCTGAAATGGGGAATGGAGGATGGATTAAAGAACCTGGCGCACACCTTGGCGCGATTCGATGGCCCGTGCCAAGGTGTGCTCATCGGCGTACTTGATATCCATACCCATGGGGATACCACAGGCAAGGCGGCTGAGGCGAACGCCGCTTTCCCCCAGCATGTCGGCGATATAGGAGGCTGTCGCCTCTCCGGCAACTGTCGAACTGGTGGCAATCAGGATCTCGTCCACGCCGCCGGAGACAACCCGTTGACGCAGCTCCTCCATCTTCAACTCGGCCGGACCGATTCCGTCCATGGGCGCAATGACACCGTGGAGGATATGATAGGTGCCGAGAAAGGCGCCGGTCTTTTCCACCGCGATTTGATCTCCCGGTTCTTCAACAACGCAAACCAAGCGCGGATTGCGTTCCGGATTGCCGCAAATTGCACAGGGGTCGGTTTCGGAAAAGGTGTAACAGCCGCTGCAGAGATGAATCATCTGGTGCAGTTGCATCAGGTCGTTGGCCAGATTTCTGGCCTCTGACGCCGGACGGCGCAGAATGTACAGCGCCAAGCGAGTGGCTGTTTTGCGGCCGATCCCCGGGAGCTTGCTTAAATCGCCTATCAACCGCTCCAGCGCGGGAGGAATAACCTGCATTCAGAACAGGCCAGGAATATTGAGGCCGCCGGTCAGTTTTCCCATTTCCGTTTTGCCCAACTCCTTGGCCTTGTTCAGGCCATCGTTCACCGCTGCAACCACCAGATCCTGCAGCATCTGGGTGTTGTCGGGTTGGACCAGGGCCTGCTCTATGGCAATGGAGAGCAGCTCGCCCTTGCCGTTTAAGGTCGCGGTCACCATGCCCGCCCCGGCCGTACCGGTGACCTGCTTGTTGCCTAATTCATTTTGCACAGTGCCCAGCCGTTCCTGGAACTGCTGCGCCTGCTTCATCAAATCATTCATGTTCATGATCTACACCTTCTCAATAGTGATGGTAAAATGCTCGTATTTTCGAACCGTAATCCTGTTGTCGCCAATAGAAAGGAAAGGCTGTCACCTCGAAAGTGAGGTGTCGTCACGTCGGCGGGTGCAACGAACCATGCGTTATCCTGATGCGTAAATCGAAGCAATTAAGATAAAGAGCTCTGCAGGAATGGCAAGAGCGGAAAAAGGAAATTTTATTCCTCGTTGCCTTCCTCTTCGTCGTTCACCGGTGGTTCTTCATTTCGTGTCCGGTATCGGGGGCCGATGCGTATATCTCCTACCTGGCCGGTAAAGACATCAAGGGCGGTGAGCACCACGGGATCGTTGGCCAGGGCGCGCCGTTCGCTTTGCGCAGCCAATCCACTGGCCGGATCGACTGCGCAGGCATTGCTCCCGGGAACCTCGAACTGAATGCTTAGATTTTCTTGAAAAAAATCAATGAGGTATTCACTGAGATTTTTAATACTCCCCTTGAGCATGGTACAGTCGGCGCTGTCGGCAAAATGGATGACGAGTTGATCATCCTTACGTTCAACAGAGGTGGCCATTTGCAGCGCAGCCGCACTCCAGGGCTGTCGCTCCCGAACATATTGGAGAAAGCCGTCCCAATGCTGGCGGATCCGTTTCTTGCCATCGGCAAGGGCCGGGGAGGGCGAAGGCAGGGGAACAGCCGGGGGGGCTGTTTTCTCTTCGGTCACCTCTGTGGCAAGTTTGGGGAGAGGGGAGGAGTGTTGGAGAGGCCCGGGTTCTTCGGGAAGAGATTCAATGTAGGGCTGTGAATCAAGCTTTTTTTTTTCAGGAGGTGGAGCAGCAGGCGATGGCGAATTCGCATCGGCTGGATGAGGAGGATTTTGTTCACCGACAGTTTTTTCGGCGATCGGTGCGGATGATCCTGCCGGTCTTTCTTCAGGTCGGGCAGCCGGGGCAACAGGAGCAGGCAGTTCCTCGATGGGCATCCCGGCTAGAAGTTGATCGAATTGTCCGATCAGGGTGGTTATCGGCACAATGTTGTTCATCTGCACTGCGCGAATAAAGGTGAGTTCCAGTGCAAGCCGCGGTTGCTGGGAAAATGCGACCTTTTCCAAACCCTCCAGCAGCAGGTTGAACAGTGCGGAGATGGTTTCCAGTGAAAACGCCACCGCGATTTCCCGGGCATGGGCAAGCTCCTCTTCCGTAAGCTCAAGCATGGTCTGTGGGGCAGCACTGATCTTACAGACAACCAGGGTACGAAACCATTGCAGCAGATCGTTGCTGAACCGTTTGATATCCGTACCGTGAAGATACATCTGCTCCAACAGGCGATAGATGGTGGCCAGATTCCCCCGGAGCAGGGCTGTACCGAGATTGGCAACCAGCTGATGGCTGACCAGTCCCAGGACCTCGACGACCTCGCTGGCTTTGACCTCATTGCCACAGTAGGAAAAAATTTGGTCCAGTAAGCTGAGGCCGTCGCGAACACTGCCGCCGGATTCCCGGACGATCATGTCCACTGCCTCCGGTTCCATGCGGATATTTTCCTGTGAAGCGAGCTTGTGGAAATGATCGGCGAGTTCACGGTGGGTGAGGCGTTTGAGTTCAAAACGCTGGCACCGTGAGAGAATGGTCACCGGAACCTTGTGCAACTCGGTGGTGGCGAACATGAAGTAGACATGATCCGGCGGTTCCTCCAGGGTCTTCAACAGGGCGTTGAAGGCCTCGGTGGTGAGCATGTGGACCTCATCGATGATGATGATCTTATAGCGGGAACTGGTGGGCATGAAGCGAATTTTTTCCTTCAGCTCACGTATTTCCTGGATACCACGGTTGGAGGCACCGTCGACTTCCTGCAGGTCGATACTGCTGCCATCGGCGATTTCTCGGCAGGAACGGCATCGGTTGCAGGGCTCGACGGCCGGACCCTGCTCGCAGTTGAGCGCCTTGGCCATGATGCGCGCAAGGGTGGTTTTGCCGGTGCCGCGTATACCGCTGAAGATCATCGCGTGGGCCACCCGATTTTGCGCAAGGGCATTTTGCAGGGTGCGCACCACTGGTTTTTGGCCGACAACATCGGCAAAGGTCTGTGGGCGGGATTTTCTGGCAAGGACAAGGTAGGACACAGCTATTCCGAGAATCAGTTCTCAGGTGGGGGGAGGCGGGAAAAGGAGCCAGTGCGCATGTCTGCGGCAGGATCCTTAAAAAAAGGATAGCCGGGCAACCCCATGCACATAAAGAGAATCACTACCGCTGCTTCCTCCCGGACCTGACGGGGTTTGTGAGTCTTTATTGCACAGGACCCGGCTATCACACTGAAGATCATGTGGCAAGGCCAAGGTGGTTCCGGTCGCAAAGGTTATGCAACACTTGAGAAATTATCAGAAGCCACATTGGTCCGGCGTTTATACCCTTAATTGAGTCCGGCGTCAAGGACTTTGATGCATGGCTGTTGTTGTAAAGAGAGACCAGACCGCCTCGCAAGTTTGCCACTATCCTGTAAAAAAGTTGGCCTGCATGGAACTTGAGCTCGGTAGAACGAGTGTCGCCATGCGGTCCATAAAAAATCCCTTTTTCCACGAAGGCACACCTCGAGAAAAAAGGGAAAAATTTTTGGGGGAAAAATAAACGATCTGTAAAAAAACTAGAACAACAGATTTTTGCCCAGTATGGCCACCAGATCATCGGCTGCACGGGTGGGGGCCATGACGCCATGCTCGACGTCCGCCTTGATTTTGGGCAGGAGTTTTTGGATTTCCTCGTGGTTGTAGAACCATCGCTCAAGGCCTTCATTGACCAAAAACCACATCCAACTCATAGCCTGCTCTTGCCGCTTTTTATCCAGTTCGCCCGAGGCGGTCATGATCTGTTTGTGGTTCATGATTGTTTCCCATACCTCCTGCAAACCCTTTTCTTCAAGTGCGGAGCAGGTCATGACCGGCGGCAACCAGTTGGGCGAGGATGGGGTGACCAGATGGAGAGCAGTTTCGTACTGCTTCTTGGCCAACTTGGCGCGATTGATATTGTCGCCGTCGGCCTTATTGACCACAATGGCATCGGCAACTTCCAAAACACCTTTTTTGATGCCCTGCAACTCGTCACCGGCACCGGCAATCTGCAGCACGAGAAAGAAGTCACACATCGAGGCAACCGTGGTCTCGGACTGGCCGACACCGACTGTTTCAATGATGATGACGTCAAAGCCTGCAGCCTCACAGATCAGCATGGTCTCCCGGGTTTTCCGGGCAACGCCACCAAGGCTGCCTCCCGAGGGGGAGGGACGGATAAAGGCCATGTCGTTGACTGCAAGGCGTTCCATACGGGTCTTGTCACCGAGAATGGAACCACCGCTGCGAGTACTGGAGGGGTCGATCGCCAGCACTGCAACCCGATATCCCAGTTTGGTCAGCATCGTACCAAAGCTCTCAATGAAGGTGCTCTTCCCGGCTCCTGGAACGCCGGTGATACCCAGACGAACCGCCTTTCCGGTCAAAGGGAGGAGTTCATTGATCACATGCCTGGCGATATCTTGATGGGTGGACAGGGTACTTTCGACCAGGGTTATGGTACGGGCAAGCATCAAACGATTATTATCCTTGACGCCTTGAATGTAATAACTGGGATCTTTTTGCATATCTGGCCTTGTGTAGAGGTTTTGGTCGTTTAAACGCACGAACGGACGGATTTTCACCCG
Coding sequences within it:
- the recR gene encoding recombination mediator RecR; this encodes MQVIPPALERLIGDLSKLPGIGRKTATRLALYILRRPASEARNLANDLMQLHQMIHLCSGCYTFSETDPCAICGNPERNPRLVCVVEEPGDQIAVEKTGAFLGTYHILHGVIAPMDGIGPAELKMEELRQRVVSGGVDEILIATSSTVAGEATASYIADMLGESGVRLSRLACGIPMGMDIKYADEHTLARAIESRQGVRQVL
- a CDS encoding YbaB/EbfC family nucleoid-associated protein, encoding MNMNDLMKQAQQFQERLGTVQNELGNKQVTGTAGAGMVTATLNGKGELLSIAIEQALVQPDNTQMLQDLVVAAVNDGLNKAKELGKTEMGKLTGGLNIPGLF
- the dnaX gene encoding DNA polymerase III subunit gamma/tau — its product is MSYLVLARKSRPQTFADVVGQKPVVRTLQNALAQNRVAHAMIFSGIRGTGKTTLARIMAKALNCEQGPAVEPCNRCRSCREIADGSSIDLQEVDGASNRGIQEIRELKEKIRFMPTSSRYKIIIIDEVHMLTTEAFNALLKTLEEPPDHVYFMFATTELHKVPVTILSRCQRFELKRLTHRELADHFHKLASQENIRMEPEAVDMIVRESGGSVRDGLSLLDQIFSYCGNEVKASEVVEVLGLVSHQLVANLGTALLRGNLATIYRLLEQMYLHGTDIKRFSNDLLQWFRTLVVCKISAAPQTMLELTEEELAHAREIAVAFSLETISALFNLLLEGLEKVAFSQQPRLALELTFIRAVQMNNIVPITTLIGQFDQLLAGMPIEELPAPVAPAARPEERPAGSSAPIAEKTVGEQNPPHPADANSPSPAAPPPEKKKLDSQPYIESLPEEPGPLQHSSPLPKLATEVTEEKTAPPAVPLPSPSPALADGKKRIRQHWDGFLQYVRERQPWSAAALQMATSVERKDDQLVIHFADSADCTMLKGSIKNLSEYLIDFFQENLSIQFEVPGSNACAVDPASGLAAQSERRALANDPVVLTALDVFTGQVGDIRIGPRYRTRNEEPPVNDEEEGNEE
- the meaB gene encoding methylmalonyl Co-A mutase-associated GTPase MeaB produces the protein MQKDPSYYIQGVKDNNRLMLARTITLVESTLSTHQDIARHVINELLPLTGKAVRLGITGVPGAGKSTFIESFGTMLTKLGYRVAVLAIDPSSTRSGGSILGDKTRMERLAVNDMAFIRPSPSGGSLGGVARKTRETMLICEAAGFDVIIIETVGVGQSETTVASMCDFFLVLQIAGAGDELQGIKKGVLEVADAIVVNKADGDNINRAKLAKKQYETALHLVTPSSPNWLPPVMTCSALEEKGLQEVWETIMNHKQIMTASGELDKKRQEQAMSWMWFLVNEGLERWFYNHEEIQKLLPKIKADVEHGVMAPTRAADDLVAILGKNLLF